One genomic segment of Bacteroidota bacterium includes these proteins:
- a CDS encoding type IX secretion system membrane protein PorP/SprF has protein sequence MKKIIAVLGLLLICAAVFGQQDPYYTHFMFNRQAYNPAYSGSQGGLEATLLHHSQWAGYKEGLAPSTQSLGINLPFRSHGFGLQLVNDKLGYEKSVNLSLSYNYRFNIGSGTLGVGPSIGFLQKSLNGSKLSPEQANDLKIPTTNVSSLKPDYGFGFFYQNESVNNLYVGLSATHLSEEDFNYDAAAGAMVKYNGRRHYYLTAGMQFELSPVLALRPNVLMKNDGATTQFDVNADLLYKQKLRGGFAYRSGDAMSVLLGYYITPQWHLGYSYDYTLTDISNVSSGTHELVLNFVLKTTRKPKPVLNKIILTPRFLE, from the coding sequence ATGAAAAAGATAATAGCAGTGTTGGGCTTGTTGCTTATTTGTGCAGCCGTTTTTGGCCAGCAAGACCCTTACTATACTCATTTTATGTTTAACAGGCAGGCATACAACCCTGCTTATTCAGGCTCACAAGGTGGTTTAGAGGCTACTTTGCTGCACCACAGCCAATGGGCTGGCTACAAAGAGGGGTTGGCTCCCAGTACCCAGTCATTAGGTATTAATCTTCCCTTCCGTAGCCACGGTTTTGGCTTGCAATTGGTAAACGATAAATTGGGCTATGAAAAATCGGTAAACCTTTCATTGTCTTATAACTACCGTTTCAATATCGGTAGTGGAACTTTGGGCGTAGGGCCTTCTATCGGGTTTTTGCAGAAATCGTTAAACGGCAGCAAACTTAGCCCTGAGCAAGCCAACGACCTTAAAATCCCTACTACAAACGTATCGAGTTTGAAACCTGATTACGGGTTTGGATTTTTCTATCAAAACGAAAGCGTAAACAATTTGTACGTAGGGCTTTCGGCCACCCACCTTTCAGAGGAAGATTTTAACTACGATGCCGCTGCCGGAGCAATGGTTAAATACAACGGCCGCAGGCACTATTACTTAACAGCAGGCATGCAATTTGAGCTTTCACCTGTATTAGCATTACGCCCTAATGTGTTGATGAAAAACGATGGTGCAACCACCCAGTTTGATGTGAATGCTGACTTGTTGTACAAGCAAAAATTACGTGGCGGTTTTGCTTACCGCTCAGGCGACGCTATGTCGGTATTGTTAGGGTATTACATCACCCCGCAATGGCATTTGGGATATAGCTATGATTATACGCTTACTGATATTAGCAATGTGAGTAGCGGTACACACGAGTTGGTATTGAATTTTGTGTTGAAAACCACTCGTAAACCCAAACCTGTTTTGAATAAGATAATTCTTACTCCCCGTTTCTTAGAATAG
- a CDS encoding OmpA family protein, which produces MKNIRLITKPLLVFALSAAVMAGCSRKATITDANKAFESREYFLSSSMYKQAYAGLTDKELKAEAAFGAAESFRKINDYKNAEYWYNQTLKNDPDNKEALWFVAMEMKNAERYEEAKAKFEEYKAKGGIGDQADHEIEGCVKGMEWKKEQTRYVVENMKGLNTKNSDFGVVAYRGDALFFSSDRENPDNRRVYGRTGDKFVDIYRAELKRAKRGEQLPSIGKVNPAEGLVFDYNEATGAFSGSKIYFTLCNGVEGTENSCKIYEATLSGKAFKDVSALSFCDDSLTNYGHPSVSQDGLTLYFSADLPGGFGGKDIYATTFDKRGKSWSAPVNAGSVINTNKDDMFPFIHADGTLYFSSNGHVGMGGLDVFSAKNNGGTWEEPVNMKWPINSGADDFSFTVSDDKQNGYLSSNREGGRGKDDIYGFYLKPLEFKLKIVVRDAKTGKTIPNATVKFTINKDSAASFTANGEGVLESPLMMNTSYGFFASKAEDYYFDSEAKQVSTVGKELSENFVQELLLNQMNVEDEFTLKGIYYDLDKADLRPESLPVIDSLITLLNKYPKIRIEIGSHTDCRSSKEYNEQLSQRRAQSVVDYLISKGIASARLEAKGYGETKLVNDCACEGTEVKRNCSEEEHQLNRRTTFRIVSK; this is translated from the coding sequence ATGAAAAATATAAGACTAATTACAAAACCTTTATTGGTTTTTGCGCTGAGCGCGGCTGTTATGGCCGGCTGTAGCAGAAAAGCCACCATTACTGATGCTAACAAAGCCTTTGAAAGCCGCGAGTACTTTCTTAGCTCATCCATGTATAAGCAGGCGTATGCTGGTTTGACAGATAAAGAGCTGAAAGCCGAAGCTGCTTTTGGTGCTGCCGAGAGTTTTCGTAAGATAAACGACTACAAAAATGCCGAATATTGGTATAACCAAACCTTGAAAAACGACCCCGATAATAAAGAGGCGCTTTGGTTTGTGGCGATGGAAATGAAGAATGCCGAGCGTTACGAAGAAGCCAAAGCCAAATTTGAGGAGTACAAAGCAAAAGGAGGTATTGGCGACCAAGCCGACCACGAGATTGAGGGCTGTGTAAAAGGCATGGAATGGAAAAAGGAGCAAACCCGCTACGTAGTTGAAAACATGAAGGGCTTAAACACTAAAAATTCTGATTTTGGTGTGGTGGCCTATAGGGGCGATGCTTTGTTTTTCTCTTCGGACCGTGAAAACCCTGATAATAGAAGAGTGTACGGCCGTACCGGAGATAAGTTTGTTGATATTTACCGTGCCGAACTTAAAAGGGCTAAACGTGGGGAACAACTGCCCTCGATAGGTAAAGTAAACCCCGCCGAAGGGTTGGTGTTTGATTACAACGAAGCCACAGGCGCGTTCTCAGGTTCTAAAATATACTTTACCCTTTGCAACGGGGTAGAGGGTACAGAAAATTCTTGTAAAATATACGAGGCTACACTTTCGGGCAAAGCGTTTAAAGATGTTTCGGCTCTTTCGTTTTGCGATGATTCGTTAACTAACTACGGCCATCCTTCGGTGTCTCAAGACGGTTTAACCTTGTATTTCTCTGCCGATTTGCCCGGTGGTTTTGGTGGTAAGGATATTTACGCTACTACTTTTGATAAGCGTGGTAAAAGCTGGAGTGCTCCTGTAAATGCAGGTTCAGTGATTAATACCAACAAAGACGATATGTTTCCCTTTATCCATGCCGACGGTACTTTGTACTTCTCGTCAAACGGTCACGTAGGTATGGGCGGTTTAGATGTTTTCTCAGCCAAAAATAACGGCGGCACGTGGGAAGAACCCGTGAACATGAAGTGGCCTATTAACTCAGGTGCAGATGATTTTTCGTTCACTGTTTCTGATGATAAGCAAAACGGATACTTGTCATCAAACCGCGAAGGCGGCAGGGGCAAGGATGATATTTACGGTTTTTACCTTAAACCGCTTGAGTTTAAGCTGAAAATTGTGGTGAGAGATGCCAAAACAGGCAAAACCATTCCTAATGCTACTGTTAAGTTTACAATTAATAAAGACAGTGCCGCATCGTTTACTGCAAACGGTGAAGGTGTGCTTGAGTCTCCTTTGATGATGAACACCTCATACGGTTTCTTCGCTTCAAAAGCCGAAGATTACTACTTTGACAGTGAGGCCAAACAGGTATCTACCGTTGGTAAAGAACTGTCCGAAAACTTTGTGCAAGAGCTGCTTTTGAATCAAATGAACGTTGAAGACGAGTTTACCCTGAAAGGTATTTACTACGATTTAGACAAGGCTGATTTGCGTCCAGAATCACTACCCGTGATAGATTCATTAATCACCCTTTTGAACAAATATCCTAAAATCCGTATCGAAATAGGTTCACACACCGATTGCCGCTCTTCAAAAGAATATAACGAGCAATTGTCTCAACGCAGGGCACAATCAGTGGTAGATTACCTGATAAGCAAAGGCATTGCTTCTGCCCGTTTGGAAGCAAAAGGCTATGGTGAAACCAAACTGGTAAACGATTGTGCTTGCGAGGGCACGGAAGTGAAACGCAATTGCAGCGAAGAGGAACATCAGTTAAACCGTCGTACAACCTTCAGGATTGTATCAAAGTAA